CCGGCTCTATTTCACCGTGCCGGAAGCCGAGGCGGGCTACTCCCGCTGGTCGATGACCGCCTTTCGCTTTGCGGGCGACTACCTGGATATCATCGAATCACTCAATTTCAAGAAACCCGTGAACGAGACGGTCCGAGGGAATATCGCCAAGGGACTCAACCGGGTCATGACGGGCCTGCTCTTGGAGAATGTCGATCGCATCTTCATCGCTAGTTCTGGCGGCTTCACCCAAAGCCGTGTGAGTGTGCTCTGCGACCATGAGACGCCTTCGCGGCGACAAGGCGGGGTGGGCATGGCGATCAAGCTCGACGAGGAGACCGGTCGCCCGCAGCTCGACGTATCGCTCTCGCCCGGCCCAGGCAATTCTGTTGCCTTCGATCTCACACCCATCCGGTACGAGTTCTTAGCGCGCGTTGCCAGCGGCGCGCTGCCGGCGAGCTTTTCCAACGAATGTCTTGAGGACCTGCTGGCTTTCAAGGCCAAGCTGCTGCGCAAGGCTGAGATCGTTCGCAACGCCAGGCTCGCAGGTGACGACGACGAACTTGGCGGGGAGGCAACCGCGCTGACGCTGAATTTCATCGACATCGAACCTGGAGGCCGCGGCTTTGCTCGTCCCGTGACTGTGAGGGCGCCGGCGTGAGCGACATCATCAAACGTCCAGAGATCAAGAGCGTCGACTTTTGCGTCGATGAGAATATTTGGGGGCACCGCCTCTACGACGAGCAGCTTCCGCATTTGACAGTGCTCGAGTTCTTGGGCGTACTCGGCTCGAACCTCGACAAGCCGTTGCGCTCCCACGAGGGCTCGGGTGGTGCGATCAAGTTTCGACCCCAGCGGCAAATCCGCCTGCGCGGCTTGCTGTTCAACAACCCCTACGTCGAGTCTATCGCCGAAAGTGCTCTACCTGACGAGGAGAAGTGGAAGCAGTGGTTCGAGAAGTTCGACCAGGGTAAGACGGGCAACGGCGATGACGACATGGCCTACCTGCGTCACTCGTTCTCTAGCTTCGACGACTTCGCCAAGGCAATCGAGCTGTTGCGCTCCTCCTCGTTCGAATCACGTAGTAACAAGCGTTGGAGCTCGAAGTTCGTCTTCCCTTTCGGTCCCGACGCCCTCTATGAGGACTTGGAGATCGACTCGCGCGGTAAGATGAGTAACGACCGGCGCTTCTTCGCGCGCACTGGCGAGTTGCTCTATCTGATGCTCACCCGTGCAAAGCGGGGAGCGGAGCTTGGCGACATCTTGGCCAAGCGTCTGTTTGACCGCGAGGCTCCGATGAACCGGCTGGCGCGTGCGTTGCAGGGGCCGCCACAGCTTGCAGACGATCCCCGGCCTTCGGGCTACTTGCCCGAGGTTTCGAACGCGCGCTTCGATCAAATCTGCGAAGACTGGCTGTCCATTCTTGCCAAGGATATGCCAATCTACGACGCCTTGGAGCACCTGATCACCATCTCTGGCCTGAACATGCTCCTCTACTTCCTTGAGCGGGCCAAGCGGATCGCGGGCGATGACGATCCAGTCGAGATCGTCTGCGAAATCGTTTCCAGGGAGCGAACGAAAGTTCGCGCGCTCTCAGGCGACAGCTACCAGTTTAATCAGGGGCTGCCAGCCAAGGCGGTGCGTGCTCATGTGGAGTCGGTTCGGCAGGACACTTCATGGAGCGCGGCCGTCTCGAGTGAATTTCCCGAGGCTGAGCGTGTGAAGCATATGCGTGAGCGCTTCCAGTGGCCGCCGCCCGATGGCGGCGACGACGAAGAATACTCCGGAAGGAGCCCGGACGATCTCGTCGGAAAACTGGTCGAATTGGCACTCGCGCGGCACGAACAGCATGTCGGTAAGATCCACGCGTCTTGGGCGCGCGCGATCGGCCTCAGCTCTCGCCGACTTTCGCGCCGTACTCGCTACGCTCCCAACGACCGACTGCTCAAGTCGATCGTAGTGGCCATCGTGGACGATCGCATGCAGTTCGACGAGTTTCTGGCCGAAGCCAAGCGGCGCTATGGTCTGGTGCTCGGCGACGCCGAAGGCGCGCGCTTGATTGACGCTAAGTTGGTTGACCAAGAGGAGTTCAGCGAGAATCGGAACAACCTCGAAGCTCGACTTGTTGGCTTGGGCTTGGTCCGCAGGCTTTCCGATTCTTGTTCGTTTGTTGAAAACCCGTTTGCGTTTAAGGGAGAGGCTGAATGCTGACCGATCGCATCATCGGGCGCGTCGGCGCAGACATCCTCGCCAAGCGCATTTCCAATCCCGAGCAGCCGGGTGACACGGCGGCGCTCTTCCGGCTCGACAAGCTCTCGGCCAGCCAGATCGCGGCAGTAGCGCGGGCGATCTTGGCTAATCCGGATCTACTTGCCCGCGTTGATCTGATGATTCCCGAGGCACTGGTCGAAGGCCAGAACCTGCCTGCGGAGATCCTGATTTCTCACAACGCTGGCTACGTGCGCAACAACGCTGTGACCTCCAAGGCGTCAATCCTCACGGCGAACGGCAACGAGCATAACCTGGCCGACACACTGGGTCATGTTATGGCCATCGGTGCTAAGGAGATGCGAGTCGACCCCGAGCCTTGGGTCGAGGCTGCGTTATACGCGGGCGGACTCTCGCCGGTGCCTGACGACCGGGCTGTGTTCTATGCAGCTCTCGATGGACTGATTTCCTCCTCTGAACTCTCGCTGGTACAGCTTGGCGGGTTTTGCTCCGACATCGTCGAGGCGATTTGCACCCGTGGCTTGCCCATCCGTGATGCAGTCGGTTTTGCGCTGCCGCGAGCGGGGCTTCCCAGGGATAGCTCTTTCTTCTCCAACGCCAAGACGTTCGCGGCTACGCGCAAGCCGTGGCAGAAGGCCTTCTCCAAGCTCTTCACCCAGCGAGCGCCACTGCTCAAGAAGCTTCGACAGAACGGCCAACCGCTCGACGCTGAAGAGCTTGCCGAGCGTATCGAAGCCAACGCGGCGGAAATCACCGAAGGTGCGCGCCAGGCACTAGACGCATTTGCTATAGCTCCGGCTGGCGATCAAGAAGCGGCCTCGGACCTCGCGCAGTTCGAGTGGGAAGGCGACGGCGTTTACTTGGCATTCGACAAACCTAAGGAGAAGCAGCTCGGCTTGGCCGACTCGACGATCCATTTTTTTGACCACGACTGTGATCAAGAGAATTCTTTGGACGCCGAGTGCCGTACGCTTTTGGATGACTTGAAGTCGCGCGAGCGCCGCTCCGACTTCAATGAGGAGGATGAAGAGTTTTTCGTCAGGCATCGCCGCTTGCTTGAGCAAGATGCCAGGCTTTGCTCCCGCTGGGAAAAGGCCCTGTATGGTAAACCCATCGAGTGCAACGATTTCTTTGACGGCTTCGTCCGCGTGGTCAACAGTTTGCATGCCGGCCTGCGCGATCATGAGGGTGAGCGCATCCTGCGATTTACCGTCACCAAGGGCCGCAAGGAGTGGCGCGAACGCTTCAACTATGATGTCGGCAGCTACTTCTCGGCGATGTATCGCGGCTTGAAGGAGCTGATGGGCTCCAAAGTCGATTGGAAGGTCGAGCGGCTGGGCAATGCGAACTTGCCCGACCCGCTGTTTGACTATGAAGCGTTCTTTGCCAAGGAAAAGGAGCTGCGCAACGACAAGAAGAACAAGGTCCGGCCAAATGCCTCGCTTTCGCGGACAGCATTGCAGATCAAATTCGATGTCGCCCTGATGCAGGTCGCAAACGGCAAAGAAACGGTGCTGGCCAAGACACAGCTCCTGTGGAGTTACAAGCCAACGTCGATCGGTTTATCGATGGCCGCCGATATGCGACGCCTCCTGGAGAAAGGAGCGGTGGGGTGCACGGAAGTTTCCCGCAGACTCGTGAGCAAGAAGGGGGGCGTCCAGAATGTCTCTCTGATCGACACCGGCACCTTGGAAGCGACCTATTCGACGGACGCCGGCTCGCTAGTCCCCGCGGCCAATAAGCTGCGCAGCCTTCGCCACGATATAAAGGGGCGGATTAAAGAGCTCTATGACGAAGGTCGGTTGACGCTGCATCAGCGCGACGAGATCCGCGGTGCGTGGGATAAGTTCGAGGAGGAGTACATCAAGGCGTTGGAGGACTTTGTCTCCACGGGCCTGCATGGCGAGGCCGTCATGCGGCAGGCCGAATCCTTTGGAGTGCTACTGACGACCTTAATGGCTCACGCGCGCGGTGACGTTTGCCGTTCTCGCTTGGTCTCCGAGGTGCTTTCGGTTGGTACGGCACGCGTGGCTGGCGACAATCTGGCGCTGATCATCCCGCCGTGGCACCCAGAGCGGATGAAGGCGTTGGCAGTTAAGTCCCGGCGCGTGGCAGGTTTTGCCACGCACTTGCTCGCAAGTACGAACATTCTCTACGGAGATCGCGAGATCTTCATGCGTGAGCTCTCCGATGAAATCGCGCACCCGTTCTATCCCGAGATAGCTGTCCTCAACCGCGCGGGTGCTCCGGTGCTGGTCTCTGAGAGCAGCACGGTCAACGGTTACAGCCTCTTTGAATCGCCTACGCGCGGCGTCGAAGACGCCATGACCGATGTCGATCCGGCTGGTGCTGCCAAGCAGGTGCGCGAACTCTTAGAGCGCTACGTCGGTTTACAGCCGCATGAGGCCTCCAACCTTAGTGTTGTGCTCTACAACGCCGATGCGGCGGAGTTGCCCCTCGCGACTGTGCGTGAGCTTTCATCGATTCAGGTGGATGGAAAGCTCCAGTGCAGTGTGTCAATGCGCCACTCTGATCCGGCGAAGCTTCGTAGCGTCTATGGTGAGCTAGTCAACAAGGCCGGCGACGATCCGAATCTGCCGGTGGTTAGCGAGACCAGTGACAACTTCATCTCGAAGCTGCGCATCTCTGTAATGCCAATTTCAGCCACACCCAGCGAGAGCGCGCAGGGCTTCAAAGCCTTCGACGTCGCTTTCCTGCATGACGTGATCGCGCGCGCAGCCAAGTCGGAGTGGTTGTCAGTTCCCTGGACTAACGATCGGCCCACTATGGAGCATGCGCCCTCGCGATGGTCCTACCGTAGCGTCTCAGGCGAAAACGAGCTCAAATCGACGACGTTCTTGACGTGCCCTTGGCAGACCGCTTCGGGCTGGGCTTATGTGTCCGCCGTCGCCGCCGTTTGCCGTCAAACTGATGCGTTGCCCGACGAGCGATATCTGCCGGCCCGGCGCATCTCACTGCAAAGCCCAGCCTTGGCGGGAATGATCAAGGACGCGCACGATTTGGCCGAATGGGTCGCGACTTACGATGAGCTGCTTGATAAACGCCAGCTCCAGCACAACAACATCACGGTGGTGCGCTACCGCCGCGGCTCGACAAACGGCCGCAACATGATTGTCAGCTCAACCTCCGAGCTGCGGTTGCTCGGCGTGCTAGTGCGCCGGCGCTTGGACGAGCTGAACCTCCAGCTGGGATCCGAGGAGATCCAGGCTGCTTCCGCTAAGGCCAAACGCGACGCGCTTTCTGTCTCGGGCGACATCGTGCTTCGCGCTGCAAAGCGCGGCGTCTCCGCCGGAGAGATGATCGGCTTAGTGTTTTCTCGTCACTTGCTGGCCGAGGAATTCAAGGCCGCGGCTGGCGGGGATCAGGTATTGACGGCCTATTTCCTGCTTGACGACTACGCGAGCTGGCTTTCCCAGCCCGAGAGTCGCATCGCCGACATTCTCGCGCTCAATGTCGAGGAGCGAGAGGAGGGTGTCCGCGTCATCATCTCGATCGTCGAATCAAAGTATGTCGGTGCCGATGGCCTGGCCAAGGCTCGTCGCGACTCTAAGGACCAGCTCCTAGCGACGCTGAGCATGTTCCGGGAGGCGCTCTTCGGCGACCCAGGTCGCCTCGATCGCGACGTGTGGCTCGCCCGCTTGGCTGACATGCTCATCGATGCGGAGATCCCGCCGGGCATGACTGACCTGATGGAGCGTGCGAGAGCGAAGCTCCGCGAAGGTGACGTAGAAATCTCCCTACGTGGCTACTCGCAAGTGTTTGTCCATACTTCCGATGCAGGTTCGACTTCCGCTTCGGACCAGGAATTGCTCGAGGACGTCGATGGCATTCAAGCTTGGCAAGAGGTCTTCGACAGACCTGATCTTCGAAAGCTCGCCGAGGCCTATGCCAAAGGAAACGGGGGATTTGAAGCTCGGGCTGGACTTGGTTCCCATCAGCCTTGGGCCGGCCACGGCTTCAAGAAGCCAGCTCCGCGGGTGCCATGGCTCGCGGCCATTGGGCAGCTTGCCAATGGTCCCGTGGCGTCCTTCTCGGACGAAGCTTCTGCGGCCGTGACGGATACCGGTGCGCTGATCCAATCAAGTGGCTCAGTGCCCGAGTCTGAGGCTCCGTGGCAAGAGCCGGCCGAATCTACACCTGCCGCGACAGCTTCGGCGGCGATTCCAGGGCATGCGGTGCCCACCGAACTCGGCGCCTCGCTTTCCGACCTAGTCGCCACCAAGTTTGCAGGTGGTGCGCTGGCGGATGTCGAGCGAGAGGCGTGGGCCCAAGACGTCACCAAGAAGCTCAAAACTGCGCTTAACAGCTACGGCCTGCAGGCGGCGATTCTGGGTACGCGTCTGACGCCCAATGGTTGTCTGGTTCGATTGGCAGGCTCCGATAGGTTGCGCGTCGAGGACATTGAAAGCAAACGTATGCAGCTTCTGACAACGCACGCGATAAACCTCGTGACGGTTCAACCGAAACCAGGCGAGATCGTGGTGACAGTCGCCGGAGCGAAGAGACAGGCGGTGTCGCTGTGGGAGCTGTGGTCACGCCGTGAGATCAATCGCAACGTAGCCGGCATCAACACTTCTTTCTTGCTTGGGCTTCAGGAGATCAACGGCGCGCTACTGTATCTGAACCTCGGCGCCGAGTTCGGCGGCCTCTCGTCACATGAACCGCATTCGCTCGTGGCTGGTGCTACTGGTAGCGGCAAGTCGGTGCTAATCCAAGCGCTGCTCCTGGACATCGCCGCGACCAATCCGAAAGAGTTGGCGCAGATCATCTTGATCGATCCCAAGATGGGTGTGGATTACGCTTCCCTGGCGGATTTGCCACACATGCGCGACGAGATCGTTACCTCTAAGGAGAAGGCTTCCGAGGTACTCGAGGCTTTGGTCCAGGAGATGGAGGATCGCTATCGGGCCTTCGCCAAGGCCAGGACTCGCGATCTGCCGACCTACAACTCGAAGGTTTCGGCCGAGGAGCGCCTTCCGATGGTCTTCTTGGTGCATGACGAGTTCGCCGACTGGATGCTCGACGATGCCTATAAGTCGGCGGTGGGGGCCGCAGTCCAGCGCTTAGGTGTGAAAGCCCGCGCTGCCGGTATCCACCTGATCTTTGCGGCGCAACGGCCCGACAAGGATGTCATGCCCATGCAGCTTCGAGAGAACTTGGGCAATCGCCTGATCTTGAAGGTGTCCAGTGAGGCAACGTCCAAGATCGCGCTCGACAGGCCCGGAGCTGAATTGCTGCTTGGCCGCGGACACTTGGCAGCCAAGCTTAACGGCGAACAGGGCTTGGTTTTCGCTCAGGCCCCGTTCCTTTCCGACCAAGATATTGAGGCGGCTGTGGCGGCTATTCGATCTGACAACACTAACTAATAGACACGACGGGGGGTACATGAGCCAGTCCTTTACGCATAGCGCAGATAGTCTGCAAAGCTTTTTCTCTCAACCTGGGCGAGGGTTTTACATCCCCTACTATCAGAGGAATTACTCATGGGATGAGGAGAACGCCGAGAAACTAGTAACCGATATCTTTTCTGGAATCAAACGGACACTTACGAAGCCGAGCAACAGCATCTTCCTCGGGACGGTGATACTTCACGATGAGAAGAATGTGACGGTTGGTACGCATACCGACACGCCAAACCTTTTAACTAAGGTTTCCAACGTCGTTGACGGCCAGCAGCGTATCACCTCAATAGCCATGTTGGCTTGCGCGTTGAGCCATAGCATTTCCAATACTGTCGAGAAGCTGAATTTATTTAATTCATTGGCGCCAGAATTTGCGGTTCTCGCGAGCGAGCTCGAAAACGAGCAGCCTGAGATTAGTGAGTTTTTCTCCGTAGAGATTAAAAAGAATGGGGTTCAGCCTCGACTCAAACCATTAATCATTCGCGCTGGGGATGTGACATCAAACCCCGTGTCTGATCAATGGACTCTGGCCGGCATGGGAAAAAACTTCTATCGATCCAATACGTCTACGTTCTTGTCCCAGTTCATCGATGGTATTCCACTTGCGAACATCCAATCTGACGATCGCGTTGGCAGTGTTCTAGAAGTCTTTCAAAGTCAGATCGATGGAGAAGTAAGTGGCGCCGATTTCTCTTTGGCCAATGGCTTATTTATGGCTAATGGAGTTCAGAATGGAAGCCTGTCGAATTTCATGGCCTACCCGCCCAATCTGGCGAACATTCAGGTATTGCCTTCCGATGCTCAATCGGCTTTTTATGGCGGGATGCTGCTGTTGGCGGCCTGTTCTTTCTTGAAGAATTCATGTCATCTCGTTGTGATCGAATGTTTGGACTTGGGCTTGGCATTCGACATGTTTCAGTCTCTGAACGCGACGGGGACACCATTGACGGCTTTTGAGGTCTTCAAGCCGGTGATCGTGAGAGCATGGGGCGCGAACTACGCGACAGAGATTAAA
This window of the Burkholderia cepacia GG4 genome carries:
- a CDS encoding FtsK/SpoIIIE domain-containing protein, which encodes MLTDRIIGRVGADILAKRISNPEQPGDTAALFRLDKLSASQIAAVARAILANPDLLARVDLMIPEALVEGQNLPAEILISHNAGYVRNNAVTSKASILTANGNEHNLADTLGHVMAIGAKEMRVDPEPWVEAALYAGGLSPVPDDRAVFYAALDGLISSSELSLVQLGGFCSDIVEAICTRGLPIRDAVGFALPRAGLPRDSSFFSNAKTFAATRKPWQKAFSKLFTQRAPLLKKLRQNGQPLDAEELAERIEANAAEITEGARQALDAFAIAPAGDQEAASDLAQFEWEGDGVYLAFDKPKEKQLGLADSTIHFFDHDCDQENSLDAECRTLLDDLKSRERRSDFNEEDEEFFVRHRRLLEQDARLCSRWEKALYGKPIECNDFFDGFVRVVNSLHAGLRDHEGERILRFTVTKGRKEWRERFNYDVGSYFSAMYRGLKELMGSKVDWKVERLGNANLPDPLFDYEAFFAKEKELRNDKKNKVRPNASLSRTALQIKFDVALMQVANGKETVLAKTQLLWSYKPTSIGLSMAADMRRLLEKGAVGCTEVSRRLVSKKGGVQNVSLIDTGTLEATYSTDAGSLVPAANKLRSLRHDIKGRIKELYDEGRLTLHQRDEIRGAWDKFEEEYIKALEDFVSTGLHGEAVMRQAESFGVLLTTLMAHARGDVCRSRLVSEVLSVGTARVAGDNLALIIPPWHPERMKALAVKSRRVAGFATHLLASTNILYGDREIFMRELSDEIAHPFYPEIAVLNRAGAPVLVSESSTVNGYSLFESPTRGVEDAMTDVDPAGAAKQVRELLERYVGLQPHEASNLSVVLYNADAAELPLATVRELSSIQVDGKLQCSVSMRHSDPAKLRSVYGELVNKAGDDPNLPVVSETSDNFISKLRISVMPISATPSESAQGFKAFDVAFLHDVIARAAKSEWLSVPWTNDRPTMEHAPSRWSYRSVSGENELKSTTFLTCPWQTASGWAYVSAVAAVCRQTDALPDERYLPARRISLQSPALAGMIKDAHDLAEWVATYDELLDKRQLQHNNITVVRYRRGSTNGRNMIVSSTSELRLLGVLVRRRLDELNLQLGSEEIQAASAKAKRDALSVSGDIVLRAAKRGVSAGEMIGLVFSRHLLAEEFKAAAGGDQVLTAYFLLDDYASWLSQPESRIADILALNVEEREEGVRVIISIVESKYVGADGLAKARRDSKDQLLATLSMFREALFGDPGRLDRDVWLARLADMLIDAEIPPGMTDLMERARAKLREGDVEISLRGYSQVFVHTSDAGSTSASDQELLEDVDGIQAWQEVFDRPDLRKLAEAYAKGNGGFEARAGLGSHQPWAGHGFKKPAPRVPWLAAIGQLANGPVASFSDEASAAVTDTGALIQSSGSVPESEAPWQEPAESTPAATASAAIPGHAVPTELGASLSDLVATKFAGGALADVEREAWAQDVTKKLKTALNSYGLQAAILGTRLTPNGCLVRLAGSDRLRVEDIESKRMQLLTTHAINLVTVQPKPGEIVVTVAGAKRQAVSLWELWSRREINRNVAGINTSFLLGLQEINGALLYLNLGAEFGGLSSHEPHSLVAGATGSGKSVLIQALLLDIAATNPKELAQIILIDPKMGVDYASLADLPHMRDEIVTSKEKASEVLEALVQEMEDRYRAFAKARTRDLPTYNSKVSAEERLPMVFLVHDEFADWMLDDAYKSAVGAAVQRLGVKARAAGIHLIFAAQRPDKDVMPMQLRENLGNRLILKVSSEATSKIALDRPGAELLLGRGHLAAKLNGEQGLVFAQAPFLSDQDIEAAVAAIRSDNTN